A stretch of Gemmobacter fulvus DNA encodes these proteins:
- the dapF gene encoding diaminopimelate epimerase translates to MTQMFPQGLPFMKMHGAGNDFVVIDSRGRGAVTTAALARAVGDRNRGVGFDQLAEIHDAEGADFALDFWNSDGSRAGACGNATRCVSDYMMRQLGRDAVTLITARGGLQAVRRADGLVSVNMGPPQRDWADVPLARAVDTDHLPLPGDPVAVGMGNPHCVFFVPDADAVDVTGEGRRFELDPLFPQKTNVEFASVIGPDRLRMRVWERGAGITLACGSGACATAVAAHLRGLTGRKVALELDGGVLEIDWRDDGVWMAGPVAHVFDAVLSPAFLAGLL, encoded by the coding sequence ATGACACAGATGTTCCCCCAAGGCCTGCCGTTCATGAAGATGCACGGGGCGGGCAATGACTTCGTGGTGATCGACTCGCGCGGGCGCGGGGCGGTGACGACTGCGGCGCTGGCCCGCGCCGTGGGCGACCGCAATCGCGGCGTGGGATTCGATCAGCTGGCCGAGATCCACGATGCCGAAGGCGCGGATTTCGCACTGGATTTCTGGAACAGCGATGGCAGCCGGGCCGGGGCCTGCGGCAATGCCACCCGCTGTGTCAGCGATTACATGATGCGCCAGTTGGGCCGGGATGCCGTGACGCTGATCACCGCGCGGGGCGGTTTGCAGGCGGTGCGCCGCGCCGATGGTCTGGTGTCGGTCAACATGGGGCCGCCGCAGCGCGACTGGGCGGATGTGCCGCTGGCGCGCGCGGTGGATACCGATCATCTGCCGCTGCCCGGCGATCCGGTGGCGGTGGGCATGGGCAATCCGCATTGCGTGTTTTTCGTGCCCGATGCCGATGCGGTGGATGTGACCGGCGAAGGGCGGCGGTTCGAGCTGGACCCGCTGTTCCCGCAAAAGACCAATGTAGAATTTGCCAGCGTGATCGGGCCGGACCGGCTGCGGATGCGGGTCTGGGAACGCGGGGCGGGCATCACGCTGGCCTGCGGATCGGGGGCCTGTGCCACGGCGGTTGCGGCGCATCTGCGCGGCCTGACCGGGCGCAAGGTCGCGCTGGAGCTGGATGGCGGCGTGCTGGAGATCGACTGGCGTGACGATGGCGTCTGGATGGCCGGGCCGGTGGCGCATGTGTTCGATGCCGTGCTGTCGCCCGCCTTCCTTGCGGGGCTGCTATGA
- the kdpA gene encoding potassium-transporting ATPase subunit KdpA: MTILAYGLYFAALVSAALLLALWMARVYDGLPALARIERGVLRAAGVNPDRSMTWPAYAMAVLAFNLAGFVLLYTLLRLQGALPLNPDGIGGMAPDLAFNTAVSFVTNTNWQAYSGEAQLSYLSQMAGLTVQNFVSAGTGMAVALAVVRGFTAAKGTTLGNFWLDLTRSVLWILLPLSALLALFLAAQGVPQTLHGAITASTLEGAEQVIARGPAAAQIAIKQLGTNGGGFFGVNSAHPFENPTIASNLAQCLSLLLIPVAFCFLFGRMAGDRRQGWAIFAAMAVMFVAGLAVIHWAEVAGNPLLGQGANMEGKEQRFGAMLSALWAASTTAASNGAVNAMHDSFMPLSGMVMMVFMQIGEVIFGGVGSGLYGMLLYVVLAVFLAGLMVGRTPEYLGRKVEAREVTLAVLAFLSMPLGILVGGAIAATVPQALAAVQDAGPHGLSEILYAYSSATGNNGSAFGGWGAALPWHTTALGLVMLLGRYAMIVPLLAIAGSMVRKTRAPVTTGTFPTHGPLFVTLLVLIVLILGALTFFPVLALGPIAEETARAAGQSF; the protein is encoded by the coding sequence ATGACCATTCTGGCATATGGCCTCTATTTCGCCGCGCTGGTCAGCGCGGCCCTTCTGCTCGCGCTGTGGATGGCGCGGGTCTATGACGGGCTGCCCGCCCTTGCGCGGATCGAGCGGGGTGTGCTGCGCGCGGCCGGGGTGAACCCTGACCGCAGCATGACATGGCCCGCCTATGCGATGGCCGTTCTGGCCTTCAACCTCGCGGGATTCGTTCTGCTTTACACGCTGCTGCGGCTTCAGGGCGCACTGCCGCTGAACCCCGATGGCATCGGCGGCATGGCCCCCGATCTGGCCTTCAACACCGCTGTCAGCTTTGTCACCAACACCAACTGGCAGGCCTATTCGGGCGAAGCACAGCTGAGCTATCTGTCGCAGATGGCCGGGCTGACCGTGCAGAACTTTGTCAGCGCGGGCACCGGCATGGCGGTGGCGCTGGCCGTGGTGCGCGGGTTCACCGCCGCCAAGGGCACGACGCTGGGCAATTTCTGGCTCGATCTGACCCGCTCTGTCCTGTGGATCCTGCTGCCGCTCTCGGCGCTGCTGGCGCTGTTTCTGGCCGCGCAAGGCGTGCCGCAAACCCTGCACGGGGCCATCACCGCCAGCACGCTGGAGGGGGCCGAACAGGTCATCGCCCGCGGCCCGGCGGCGGCACAGATCGCCATCAAGCAATTGGGCACCAATGGCGGCGGCTTCTTTGGCGTCAATTCGGCCCATCCGTTTGAAAACCCGACCATCGCCTCCAATCTGGCGCAATGCCTGTCGCTTTTGCTGATTCCGGTCGCCTTTTGCTTCCTGTTCGGTCGCATGGCCGGGGATCGCAGACAGGGCTGGGCGATTTTTGCCGCCATGGCCGTGATGTTCGTGGCGGGCCTTGCGGTGATTCACTGGGCCGAGGTGGCAGGCAACCCGCTGCTGGGCCAGGGCGCCAATATGGAAGGCAAGGAACAACGCTTTGGCGCGATGCTGTCGGCGCTCTGGGCTGCCTCGACCACCGCCGCGTCGAACGGGGCCGTCAACGCGATGCACGACAGTTTCATGCCGCTGTCCGGCATGGTCATGATGGTGTTCATGCAGATCGGCGAGGTGATCTTTGGCGGCGTCGGCTCCGGCCTTTACGGGATGCTGCTTTATGTGGTGCTGGCGGTGTTTCTGGCCGGGCTGATGGTCGGGCGCACCCCCGAATATCTGGGCCGCAAGGTGGAAGCGCGTGAAGTGACGCTGGCGGTGCTGGCCTTCCTGTCGATGCCGCTGGGGATTCTGGTGGGCGGGGCCATCGCCGCGACGGTGCCGCAGGCGCTGGCCGCGGTGCAGGATGCGGGCCCCCATGGGCTGAGCGAGATCCTCTATGCCTATTCCAGCGCCACCGGCAACAATGGGTCGGCATTTGGCGGCTGGGGCGCGGCGCTGCCCTGGCATACGACCGCCCTTGGTCTGGTCATGCTGCTGGGCCGCTATGCGATGATCGTGCCGCTGCTGGCCATCGCCGGGTCGATGGTGCGCAAGACCCGCGCTCCGGTCACGACAGGGACTTTCCCCACCCATGGGCCGCTGTTCGTGACCCTGCTGGTGCTGATCGTGCTGATCCTTGGCGCGCTCACCTTCTTTCCCGTCCTCGCCCTTGGCCCGATTGCGGAAGAAACCGCACGCGCCGCCGGGCAGAGCTTTTGA
- the kdpF gene encoding K(+)-transporting ATPase subunit F, with the protein MSFTLLWARAVLPCSPWPFAGWSGCDMPIFDLSLGLVVAVGLFVYLGAALLRPDRF; encoded by the coding sequence ATGTCCTTTACCTTGCTCTGGGCGCGGGCAGTTTTGCCCTGTTCGCCCTGGCCATTCGCCGGTTGGAGCGGATGTGACATGCCGATATTCGATCTGAGTCTCGGACTCGTCGTTGCGGTGGGCCTGTTTGTCTACCTCGGGGCCGCCTTGCTGCGGCCTGACCGATTCTGA
- the kdpB gene encoding potassium-transporting ATPase subunit KdpB → MSHPEKPADMSGLYAAAIRQSVTKLDPRQLWRNPVMFVTAIVAAMTTLLGLRDLVSGTVGGGAALHIAAWLWLCVLFANFAEALAEGRGRARADTLRATKSETRVRVLAEPDADPATATEVVSTTLRAGQFVYVAAGDIVPTDGEAVRGMASVNESAITGESAPVIREAGGDRSSVTGGTTIASDWIVMRVTAEPGKSFLDRMIALVEGAERQKTPNEIALNILLVGLTLIFLFVVVTLPAFASYSGTVIPVVTLGALFVTLIPTTIGGLLSAIGIAGMDRLVKANVIAKSGRAVEAAGDVDTLLLDKTGTITFGNRMADALIPAPGIDAQRLAEAAALASLADETPEGKSIVSKAREMLGTVPALPQGAQPVAFTAQTRLSGLDLADGRSFRKGAIDAVIRLTGQTPPGALAAQVDAIARSGGTPLLVAEGTQILGVVHLKDIVKPGVRERFAELRAMGIRTVMITGDNPLTAAAIAAEAGVDDFLAEATPEMKLDLIRREQAGGRLVAMCGDGSNDAPALAQADVGVAMNAGTPAAKEAANLIDLDSDPTKLIEVVMVGKQLLISRGALTTFSIANDVAKYFAVLPAIFVAAYPGLAVLNIMGLASPTSAILSAVIFNALILIALVPLALRGVAYRPASAAALLRRNLTVYGLGGLIVPFVGIKAIDLCLVALNLA, encoded by the coding sequence ATGTCACATCCTGAAAAACCCGCCGATATGTCCGGCCTCTATGCTGCCGCGATCCGGCAAAGCGTCACGAAACTTGATCCACGCCAGCTGTGGCGCAACCCGGTGATGTTTGTCACCGCCATCGTGGCGGCGATGACCACGCTGCTGGGCCTGCGCGACCTCGTGTCGGGCACGGTGGGCGGCGGGGCAGCGCTGCATATTGCCGCCTGGCTGTGGCTCTGCGTGCTGTTTGCCAATTTTGCCGAAGCGCTGGCCGAAGGGCGGGGCCGCGCCCGCGCCGATACGCTGCGCGCCACCAAATCGGAAACCCGCGTCAGGGTTCTGGCAGAGCCGGATGCCGATCCCGCCACGGCAACCGAGGTGGTTTCGACCACACTGCGCGCCGGGCAGTTCGTCTATGTCGCGGCGGGTGACATCGTGCCCACCGATGGCGAGGCGGTGCGCGGCATGGCTTCGGTCAACGAAAGCGCCATCACCGGCGAAAGCGCGCCGGTGATCCGCGAGGCGGGCGGCGACCGCTCGTCCGTGACCGGCGGCACCACCATCGCCTCGGACTGGATCGTGATGCGGGTCACGGCAGAGCCGGGCAAAAGCTTTCTCGACCGGATGATCGCGCTCGTGGAAGGGGCCGAACGGCAAAAGACCCCGAACGAAATCGCGCTGAACATCCTGCTCGTCGGTCTGACGCTGATCTTTCTGTTCGTCGTGGTTACGCTGCCCGCCTTTGCCAGCTATTCCGGCACGGTGATCCCGGTGGTCACACTGGGCGCGCTGTTCGTGACGTTGATCCCCACCACTATCGGCGGGCTGTTGTCGGCCATCGGCATCGCGGGCATGGACCGGCTGGTGAAGGCCAATGTCATCGCCAAATCGGGCCGCGCGGTCGAGGCGGCAGGCGATGTGGACACGCTCCTGCTCGACAAGACCGGCACCATCACCTTCGGCAACCGCATGGCTGATGCGCTGATCCCCGCGCCGGGCATCGACGCACAGCGGCTGGCCGAGGCGGCGGCGCTGGCATCGCTGGCCGACGAGACGCCCGAGGGCAAATCCATCGTCAGCAAGGCGCGCGAGATGCTGGGCACGGTGCCCGCCCTGCCGCAGGGCGCGCAGCCGGTGGCCTTTACCGCACAGACCCGGCTGTCCGGACTGGATCTGGCCGACGGCCGCAGCTTTCGCAAAGGCGCGATTGATGCGGTGATCCGGCTGACCGGGCAAACCCCGCCCGGCGCGCTGGCCGCACAGGTGGATGCCATTGCGCGGTCGGGCGGCACGCCGCTGCTGGTGGCCGAGGGCACGCAGATCCTCGGTGTGGTGCATCTGAAGGACATCGTGAAACCGGGCGTACGCGAACGCTTTGCCGAATTGCGCGCCATGGGCATCCGCACGGTGATGATCACCGGCGACAACCCGCTGACCGCCGCCGCGATCGCGGCCGAGGCGGGGGTGGATGATTTTCTGGCCGAAGCGACGCCGGAAATGAAGCTGGATCTGATCCGCCGCGAACAGGCGGGCGGGCGGCTGGTCGCCATGTGCGGCGACGGGTCGAATGATGCACCGGCGCTGGCGCAGGCCGATGTCGGCGTGGCGATGAACGCGGGCACACCTGCCGCGAAAGAGGCCGCCAACCTGATTGATCTGGACAGTGATCCCACCAAGCTGATCGAGGTGGTGATGGTGGGCAAACAGCTGCTGATCTCGCGCGGGGCGCTGACCACCTTCAGCATCGCCAATGACGTGGCAAAGTATTTCGCCGTACTGCCCGCCATCTTTGTCGCTGCCTATCCGGGGCTGGCGGTGCTGAACATCATGGGGCTGGCCTCGCCCACCTCCGCCATCCTGTCGGCGGTGATCTTCAACGCGCTGATCCTGATCGCGCTTGTGCCTTTGGCCCTGCGCGGCGTCGCCTACCGCCCCGCCAGCGCCGCCGCCCTGCTGCGCCGCAACCTGACGGTTTACGGCCTCGGCGGTCTGATCGTGCCATTTGTCGGGATCAAGGCCATCGACCTGTGCCTTGTTGCCCTGAACCTTGCCTGA